The following coding sequences are from one Triticum dicoccoides isolate Atlit2015 ecotype Zavitan chromosome 4A, WEW_v2.0, whole genome shotgun sequence window:
- the LOC119289896 gene encoding uncharacterized protein LOC119289896: MMIGDGGKRHTISDGHVLPRLASEKLVVASTSRSAINIKEEFEADIMQNINRSSDTPISMHRVMFGPEGWADLPHGLLHSVIVLLGSTRDLLAFIATCPSWYAAFMSIKSTLGELFPPVIFRNCADQTSSAVSNIGNTWELIDPVYPSTPLCRLTPPSILNKMAVIKCSYGHAIFCYERSLFIMDVLTGTTVAAPPFPLTQLCYRTFISPEASPDSYLFVSSPHCLYAWRVGSPSWLHCDFLNAHLIKEMVSFKGRVIMRMRQKLYTVHLTPQFHVELLRLDCRDYMDPYVLSGNLVACEDTLLLLGRNGEAFSIDFSTEPAKYVIVEEGGLKKWAFFLGEKRTGQPRLLVNPERMGLGGGLVYQLDENARVFSYPVDGNQHEELEPEPCFATINAHLARNPTSFAAWI; encoded by the coding sequence AATTTGAAGCTGATATCATGCAAAACATCAACCGGAGCTCCGACACCCCCATCTCCATGCACCGTGTCATGTTTGGACCCGAAGGCTGGGCGGACCTACCACATGGATTATTGCACTCCGTCATTGTCCTGTTGGGTTCAACTCGTGACCTTCTTGCATTCATCGCCACCTGCCCTAGCTGGTATGCCGCATTCATGTCAATCAAATCTACCTTAGGCGAGCTCTTCCCACCTGTTATTTTCCGGAACTGTGCCGACCAGACAAGCTCAGCTGTCTCTAACATTGGAAACACATGGGAGCTCATTGATCCTGTATATCCAAGTACTCCGTTGTGTCGCTTGACCCCTCCAAGTATTTTGAACAAAATGGCAGTCATCAAATGTTCTTATGGTCATGCGATTTTCTGCTACGAGAGATCCCTCTTCATTATGGACGTGCTCACTGGCACTACGGTTGCAGCTCCACCTTTTCCATTGACTCAACTATGCTACAGAACCTTCATATCTCCAGAGGCGTCACCAGATTCATATCTATTTGTCAGCAGCCCGCACTGCCTGTATGCTTGGCGAGTTGGGAGCCCCTCTTGGTTGCACTGCGATTTTCTAAATGCACATTTGATCAAGGAGATGGTGTCCTTCAAAGGCCGGGTCATTATGAGGATGCGTCAAAAACTATACACCGTGCATTTGACACCTCAGTTTCATGTTGAGCTACTAAGACTTGATTGCAGAGATTATATGGACCCGTACGTGCTTTCTGGAAATTTGGTGGCttgtgaagacacacttctcctacTTGGTCGTAACGGGGAAGCCTTCTCCATTGACTTCTCAACTGAACCTGCAAAGTATGTGATCGTGGAAGAGGGAGGCTTGAAGAAGTGGGCGTTCTTCTTGGGCGAGAAACGTACTGGACAACCACGACTCTTAGTGAACCCAGAGAGAATGGGTTTAGGGGGTGGCCTTGTCTATCAATTGGATGAAAACGCTCGAGTATTTTCATACCCAGTAGATGGCAACCAACATGAGGAGTTGGAGCCAGAACCTTGTTTTGCGACGATCAATGCTCATCTTGCTCGCAATCCTACATCCTTTGCAGCTTGGATATGA
- the LOC119289897 gene encoding putative F-box protein At3g25750, whose translation MEAQPREIDGHPPSSATATASSSSSSSRTESVAMRISAKRTCYASASSVFAASGPRGWVELPEDLLQCVVALLGSSRDLLAFGATCRPWRDLFSVCTCSLQPLLLHPSADSKLSPQFNRWTTLQGCTWRLADPAGTSSYPSLLSLSDLRGMFFLSYSYGHLIFCDDDGFYIVNAFSGAKVVPPCLKSDHFTSISYATLTAPDASDDSHLLVGSGAYLFQWRIGSDSWFEHYPKVNFLKIEQVVALKGKTYALGSFGSFCIVQFLPSLLIQKFEVILEEDRTKDLYWTNKKTWLVACGDALLLIKLEASRKTFSEVIQFKAFQLESLDTVSKKARWVKVDRLDNWAIFVSADVRCEALPCMNPERWGGRSNHIYFPSYHPEQPWAAVQLWKKHNDCSTHSQLENTGNRYRRLESTWVIPSTFPRSGQ comes from the exons ATGGAGGCGCAGCCGCGGGAGATCGACGGGCATCCTCCTTCCTCGGCGACGGCGACCGCttcttcgtcctcgtcctcgtcgcggAC GGAGAGCGTCGCCATGCGAATCAGCGCTAAGAGAACCTGCTATGCCTCTGCTTCCTCTGTCTTTGCCGCATCCGGGCCACGAGGATGGGTAGAGCTCCCGGAAGATTTGCTCCAATGTGTCGTTGCTCTCCTCGGCTCCTCCCGCGACCTCCTCGCCTTCGGTGCCACCTGTCGTCCTTGGCGTGATCTCTTCTCGGTATGCACGTGCTCTTTGCAGCCTCTCCTCCTACACCCGAGTGCCGACAGCAAACTATCTCCCCAGTTTAACCGCTGGACGACCTTGCAAGGATGCACGTGGAGATTGGCTGATCCTGCTGGCACCTCATCCTATCCCAGTTTGCTTTCCTTGAGTGACCTCAGAGGCATGTTCTTTCTTAGCTACTCATACGGCCACCTCATCTTCTGCGACGATGATGGGTTCTACATTGTTAATGCCTTCAGCGGCGCTAAGGTTGTTCCTCCTTGCCTCAAGTCAGATCACTTCACCAGCATCAGCTATGCCACCTTGACTGCCCCTGATGCATCCGATGACTCACATCTCCTTGTTGGCAGTGGAGCCTATCTGTTCCAGTGGCGCATCGGGAGCGACTCTTGGTTCGAACACTATCCTAAAGTTAATTTTCTTAAGATTGAACAAGTCGTGGCCCTGAAGGGCAAAACATATGCCCTAGGGTCTTTCGGGTCCTTCTGCATTGTACAATTCTTACCCAGTCTCTTAATTCAGAAGTTTGAAGTTATACTTGAGGAAGATAgaaccaaagatctttattggacaaATAAAAAAACATGGCTTGTTGCGTGCGGTGACGCGCTTCTTTTGATCAAACTTGAGGCATCAAGAAAGACATTCTCGGAGGTCATCCAGTTCAAGGCCTTCCAGCTTGAGTCGTTGGACACCGTGAGCAAGAAGGCAAGGTGGGTGAAGGTGGACAGGTTGGATAACTGGGCCATCTTTGTCAGCGCGGACGTGCGATGCGAGGCATTGCCATGCATGAACCCAGAGAGATGGGGAGGCAGAAGCAACCACATATACTTCCCAAGTTATCATCCTGAACAACCTTGGGCTGCAGTCCAACTATGGAAAAAACATAACGACTGTTCAACACATTCGCAGCTCGAGAACACTGGAAACCGGTACCGCAGATTGGAGTCAACCTGGGTGATTCCAAGCACGTTTCCTCGCTCTGGTCAGTGA